Proteins encoded in a region of the Deefgea piscis genome:
- a CDS encoding transglycosylase SLT domain-containing protein: protein MKRLALCLVLLCLASIAWATQPKAGKAKSEVASVKSTHPALKAKSALAKAGEFDVNNPPDRIRVLVGLGASTYFLKDGRPHGLEYALLNGFEAELNRNRAKGLPPIRIQFIPMDSGELIPALLAGKGDIAAGLIPMTEGARSLVSFSTPYAQDEWCLLGPKSSDVPRFEALGDTPLVLSSSSLGRRLLAGQAELSGVTLDEPPIGQSVESLLAEINAGKATYTIMSRAILKLWGERFKAVQVGSCLAETVDLAWATRPADSALLASLNRYIASKKVSMDAAIRVTQRFLPVDAKAARSEAISPLDKLGFFMPMFQTIAAANNLDWMLLAAIGQKESKLNPVVRKNGPTGVMQVNPSTARAMGVSDPHGNEGNITAAAKYLAYLRKMFSQQGISEDNQLYFMIAAYNAGEGRLAQIRNRTKAQGLDPNVWLGNVEKTAMSQVSKGMVDYVSAVNRYYLAYQSAEKTKAKKASHVVGKNTQ from the coding sequence ATGAAACGACTCGCTCTGTGTCTCGTATTACTCTGTTTGGCGAGTATTGCTTGGGCTACTCAGCCTAAGGCAGGCAAGGCTAAATCAGAGGTTGCTAGTGTAAAAAGCACTCATCCAGCACTCAAAGCGAAAAGCGCTTTAGCCAAAGCTGGCGAGTTTGATGTGAATAATCCACCAGATCGGATCCGCGTGTTGGTGGGGCTGGGGGCTTCGACGTACTTTTTAAAAGATGGTCGCCCTCATGGCTTAGAGTATGCCTTGCTGAATGGCTTTGAGGCTGAACTCAATCGCAATCGCGCCAAAGGTCTACCACCGATACGGATTCAATTTATCCCAATGGACAGTGGCGAGCTTATTCCGGCTTTGTTAGCGGGTAAGGGCGATATTGCGGCGGGGTTGATTCCAATGACTGAGGGCGCTCGTTCCTTGGTTTCATTTTCTACGCCTTATGCTCAGGATGAATGGTGCTTGCTGGGGCCTAAATCGAGCGATGTGCCACGTTTTGAGGCCTTGGGGGATACGCCACTGGTGTTGAGCTCAAGTAGTTTGGGGCGCCGTTTGTTGGCTGGGCAAGCCGAATTGAGTGGCGTCACGCTTGACGAGCCGCCAATTGGACAGTCTGTTGAGTCATTACTGGCGGAAATCAATGCCGGTAAAGCGACCTATACCATCATGAGTCGGGCGATTTTAAAGTTGTGGGGTGAGCGCTTTAAAGCCGTTCAAGTCGGAAGTTGCTTGGCAGAAACCGTTGATTTGGCGTGGGCGACGCGGCCTGCGGATAGCGCATTACTGGCGTCGTTGAATCGCTATATCGCGAGCAAAAAAGTATCGATGGATGCCGCGATTCGCGTTACCCAGCGCTTTTTACCGGTGGATGCAAAAGCGGCGCGGTCTGAGGCGATTTCACCACTGGATAAATTGGGCTTTTTTATGCCGATGTTTCAGACCATTGCGGCGGCAAATAATTTAGATTGGATGCTGCTGGCGGCGATTGGGCAAAAAGAAAGTAAATTAAATCCAGTGGTGCGTAAAAACGGCCCGACGGGGGTAATGCAAGTTAACCCATCTACCGCTAGAGCGATGGGCGTGAGTGACCCGCATGGCAATGAGGGCAATATTACCGCAGCAGCAAAATATTTGGCTTACTTGCGTAAAATGTTTAGTCAGCAAGGTATCTCAGAAGACAATCAGCTGTATTTTATGATTGCGGCATACAACGCCGGTGAGGGGCGTTTGGCGCAAATTAGAAACCGAACGAAAGCGCAAGGATTAGATCCGAATGTTTGGTTGGGGAATGTAGAAAAAACGGCGATGAGTCAAGTCAGTAAAGGGATGGTCGATTATGTATCTGCCGTCAATCGCTATTATCTTGCTTATCAGTCGGCAGAAAAGACCAAGGCCAAAAAAGCCAGCCATGTTGTTGGCAAAAATACCCAATAG
- a CDS encoding pseudouridine synthase has protein sequence MTQELIRLSKRMVELGLCSRREADELIELGRVTVDGQVVDQLGSRVTLTQKVAVQAVKMQLHKQPDRVTLLLNKPVAYAAWPEAEGEAWQTLLNTEHRDVSDRTGFVLLKKALPHLQVPCGLDSAAQGLLVLTQDTRLQRSLATELEQEYLLWFDGELSAESLKLMNSRTKFDGAVLKPYKITRQSDQQLRIVLRAAIPDFLPALCESVGIQMRSCKRIRIGRIGLASLPEGQWRFLQSNERF, from the coding sequence ATGACGCAAGAACTGATTCGTCTTTCCAAACGCATGGTCGAACTTGGCTTGTGCTCGCGTCGTGAGGCCGATGAGTTGATTGAACTGGGGCGCGTGACCGTGGATGGTCAAGTGGTTGATCAGCTGGGTAGCCGTGTTACGCTGACGCAAAAAGTGGCCGTGCAAGCGGTGAAGATGCAGTTGCACAAACAACCTGATCGAGTGACGTTGTTGCTGAATAAGCCGGTGGCTTATGCCGCTTGGCCAGAAGCGGAAGGTGAGGCGTGGCAGACGCTATTGAATACTGAGCATCGTGATGTGAGCGATCGAACTGGCTTTGTGTTGTTAAAGAAGGCGCTACCTCATTTGCAAGTGCCATGCGGTTTAGATTCGGCCGCGCAAGGATTGCTGGTGCTGACGCAAGATACGCGACTGCAACGCTCTTTGGCGACTGAGTTAGAGCAAGAATATTTATTGTGGTTTGATGGTGAGCTTAGCGCTGAGTCGTTAAAACTCATGAATAGTCGAACTAAGTTTGATGGCGCGGTTTTAAAGCCTTATAAAATCACGCGACAAAGCGATCAGCAATTACGTATTGTTTTACGGGCCGCGATACCGGATTTCTTGCCTGCCTTATGTGAATCGGTTGGCATTCAAATGCGCTCATGCAAGCGGATTCGGATTGGCCGCATTGGTTTGGCTAGTTTGCCAGAAGGGCAGTGGCGCTTTTTGCAAAGTAATGAGCGATTTTAA
- a CDS encoding PAS domain S-box protein, whose translation MIRSRQNNLSTEPNTHKTLRVLRIGLLTFYGVTVFVVLLTLTWITIRDYQQTMREAENYNLSLARALDENATRAYVSVEQAMQNVAEDLDRQGGVDKADEYVMHLLLKDKVRLTPQIRGIITIGPTGILHSHGLEYPARKISLADRVYFNYHRDFDSIRPYISEPILSRTDGKWLLPLTRRVNLPNGEFGGVLLSGMEPAYFLKFYDSLQLPKGMQIQLLRSDGVVLINYPFDESALNKNIRNDDPLLFEQLRLKRSSTYIKDDNGEKLITFIVNQSDNPLIIRLSFNVDLILAHFKTQTYIRTALAALLMLVISILTYILMRQIKRAEQIEARLYLTQFTVDESPDMTFWCNESGRIYYANKSLTKHSAYRSDELSSLNFNDLFTEISEADWRQFLSQLHDNNTINFEGLLKNSLGKITPMEITLSLIQFQKQSYICCNARDISARREAEQELRRHRDHLQEMVMERTAEIRTVLDASPLAIMLSMRGTIRLVNPAFELLFAYAASDIIGSPTHNIFSSTEQFSEANQLIWSKIASGGVFRGETELYRRDHTPFWAMVYAKALVPGDMSKGLIAVIEDITSQRIAAQAMRQSERLNRTIIDQTADGFLLIDAGHRICDVNHSFTRLLGFSRKNLIGRHPNDLWGENAKKFFPDQLANLIDKHQAPIDLELLNHEGIAHPFLINSGVVLDEQKSIEYAYAFFTDITVLKKIETHLVEAKEAAESANFAKSSFLANMSHELRTPMHAILSFSEMGLGKTQNQNHSENLNLNRYFERINASGKRLLVLLNDLLDMSRLEANKMTYDKGVHSLQMIVRMACAEISSLISSKQLQLHIQDGEIEASAHFDKARLTQVLVNLLSNAIKFSPHGGEIEIHFIANAQLEPDQPAIGVSVRDHGPGVPDDELEYIFDKFIQSSRARNGSGTGLGLAISRQIISDHEGQIIASNHPQGGAIFTVLLPSHPR comes from the coding sequence ATGATAAGGTCACGCCAAAACAATTTATCAACCGAACCGAATACGCATAAAACACTTCGTGTATTGCGAATTGGCTTGTTGACTTTTTATGGCGTGACCGTCTTTGTGGTTTTACTGACTTTAACGTGGATTACGATCCGTGATTATCAACAAACAATGCGAGAAGCGGAAAACTATAATTTATCGCTAGCTCGGGCATTAGATGAAAATGCCACGCGGGCTTATGTTTCTGTTGAACAAGCCATGCAAAATGTGGCAGAAGATTTAGATCGACAAGGCGGTGTCGACAAAGCTGACGAATACGTCATGCATTTACTACTCAAAGATAAAGTCCGTTTAACGCCACAAATACGCGGCATTATCACCATCGGTCCGACCGGTATATTGCATAGTCATGGTCTAGAATATCCAGCGCGAAAAATATCACTGGCCGACCGTGTTTATTTTAATTACCACCGTGACTTTGATTCAATTCGCCCCTATATCAGCGAGCCTATTTTATCGAGAACGGATGGCAAATGGTTACTCCCCTTAACTCGTCGCGTTAATTTACCCAATGGTGAATTTGGTGGTGTACTCCTGTCGGGAATGGAGCCGGCTTACTTCCTTAAATTTTATGATTCTTTGCAACTCCCCAAAGGAATGCAAATCCAATTATTGCGTAGCGATGGCGTCGTTTTAATTAATTATCCATTTGATGAAAGCGCCTTAAATAAAAATATTCGCAACGACGACCCGCTACTTTTTGAGCAATTACGTCTTAAGCGCAGCAGTACTTATATCAAAGATGACAATGGTGAAAAACTGATCACCTTTATTGTCAATCAAAGCGACAATCCACTCATCATTCGCCTGTCTTTTAATGTTGATCTTATTTTAGCTCACTTTAAAACCCAAACTTATATCCGCACGGCGTTGGCCGCCTTATTGATGCTGGTCATTTCTATTTTGACTTACATTTTAATGCGACAAATCAAACGGGCAGAACAAATTGAAGCTCGCCTGTATTTAACGCAATTTACGGTTGATGAATCACCGGACATGACTTTTTGGTGTAATGAATCGGGTCGAATTTACTACGCCAATAAAAGCCTCACCAAACATTCCGCTTATCGCAGTGATGAACTCAGCTCACTCAATTTTAACGATTTGTTTACCGAAATTTCCGAAGCGGATTGGCGACAATTTTTATCGCAACTACACGACAACAACACGATTAACTTTGAAGGCCTGCTTAAAAATTCATTGGGCAAAATCACCCCAATGGAAATTACTTTATCGCTCATTCAATTTCAAAAACAATCGTATATCTGCTGCAACGCACGTGATATTTCTGCACGACGCGAAGCCGAGCAAGAATTACGCCGCCACCGCGATCATTTGCAAGAAATGGTCATGGAGCGCACGGCAGAAATCCGCACCGTACTCGACGCCAGCCCGCTCGCCATCATGCTATCCATGCGCGGTACCATTCGCTTGGTCAACCCCGCTTTTGAGCTCCTGTTTGCCTATGCCGCCAGTGATATTATTGGGTCACCGACCCACAATATTTTTTCATCTACCGAACAATTTAGCGAAGCCAATCAACTGATTTGGAGCAAAATTGCCAGTGGTGGCGTATTTCGCGGAGAAACTGAGCTGTATCGCCGTGACCATACGCCATTTTGGGCGATGGTTTACGCCAAAGCCTTGGTGCCTGGCGATATGTCCAAAGGGTTGATCGCGGTGATTGAAGACATCACCTCGCAACGGATTGCCGCCCAAGCGATGCGTCAATCAGAACGTCTTAATCGCACCATTATTGATCAAACTGCAGACGGCTTCTTACTCATTGATGCTGGCCATCGCATCTGCGACGTTAATCACTCATTTACTCGCTTGCTCGGTTTTAGCCGTAAAAACCTCATTGGCCGACACCCGAATGACTTATGGGGTGAAAATGCTAAAAAATTCTTCCCAGATCAATTGGCCAACTTAATTGATAAACACCAAGCGCCGATTGATTTAGAGCTACTCAATCACGAAGGGATTGCACACCCATTCCTGATTAATAGTGGGGTGGTGCTTGATGAGCAAAAATCGATTGAATATGCCTATGCCTTCTTTACCGACATTACCGTTTTAAAGAAAATCGAAACGCACTTAGTTGAAGCGAAAGAAGCGGCCGAAAGTGCCAACTTTGCCAAGTCTTCTTTCCTTGCCAATATGTCACATGAATTACGCACGCCAATGCATGCGATTTTGTCTTTCTCTGAAATGGGCTTAGGCAAAACACAAAACCAAAATCACAGCGAAAATCTCAATTTAAATCGTTACTTTGAACGCATTAATGCCTCAGGAAAACGACTATTAGTCCTATTGAATGACCTACTCGATATGTCGCGACTTGAAGCCAATAAAATGACTTATGACAAAGGCGTGCATAGTTTACAAATGATTGTACGAATGGCGTGCGCTGAAATTAGTTCACTCATTAGCAGCAAACAATTACAACTGCATATTCAAGATGGCGAAATCGAAGCCAGCGCCCATTTTGATAAAGCACGCCTGACTCAAGTGCTGGTCAATTTATTGTCCAATGCCATCAAATTTAGTCCGCACGGTGGCGAAATTGAAATTCACTTTATTGCCAATGCGCAGCTAGAACCAGATCAACCGGCCATCGGCGTCAGCGTTCGTGATCATGGTCCGGGCGTACCTGACGATGAGCTAGAATATATCTTTGATAAATTCATCCAAAGTAGCCGCGCTCGCAATGGCAGCGGTACTGGACTGGGTCTGGCAATTAGTCGACAAATCATTAGCGACCATGAAGGGCAAATTATCGCGAGCAATCACCCACAAGGCGGCGCGATATTTACCGTCCTACTGCCGAGTCATCCGCGCTAA
- a CDS encoding peptide chain release factor 3, which yields MPDIISEVARRRTFAIVSHPDAGKTTLTEKLLYFSGTIQNAGTVKGKKGGKFATSDWMDIEKQRGISVASSVMQFDYRDHVVNLLDTPGHQDFSEDTYRVLTAVDSALMVIDAAKGVEAQTIKLLNVCRMRHTPIITFMNKYDREVRDSLELLDEVESVLEIRCAPITWPVGMGKTFRGVYHILKDEVIIFTPGKGPLDEVEVIKGIDNPRLDELFPLEIDQTRMELELVRGASHPFVLEEFLDGTLTPVFFGSAINNFGIREILNALVDWAPQPSDSAAIQRAVSPTEEKFSAFVFKIQANMDPKHRDRIAFLRVCSGEFTRGMKFKHLRLNRDIAANSVVTFMAQGREQVEEAYAGDIIGLPNHGNIQIGDSFSEGELLSFTGIPYFAPEMFRIVRIKNPLKIKQLQKGLQQLGEEGAVQVFKPLNGGDLILGAVGVLQFEVVASRLLNEYGVEAMFESTTIYTARWVSCDDAKKLADFERTLTNNLGRDAANSLAYLATSRVNLDLTMERWPELRFHATREHAITL from the coding sequence ATGCCCGACATCATCAGTGAAGTGGCGCGCCGCCGTACTTTCGCCATTGTCTCCCACCCCGATGCGGGTAAGACCACGCTCACCGAAAAACTGCTGTATTTCTCGGGCACGATTCAAAATGCGGGTACTGTAAAAGGTAAAAAAGGCGGTAAGTTTGCCACCTCCGACTGGATGGACATTGAAAAGCAACGGGGTATTTCGGTTGCGTCTTCAGTGATGCAGTTCGATTACCGCGATCACGTGGTCAATCTGCTCGACACCCCAGGTCACCAAGACTTCTCGGAAGACACGTATCGCGTACTTACCGCAGTGGATTCGGCCTTGATGGTCATCGACGCGGCTAAAGGTGTTGAAGCGCAAACGATCAAACTACTGAACGTCTGCCGCATGCGCCACACCCCGATTATCACCTTCATGAATAAGTACGACCGTGAAGTGCGCGATTCTTTAGAGCTACTGGACGAAGTCGAAAGCGTGCTCGAAATCCGTTGCGCGCCGATTACTTGGCCAGTCGGTATGGGTAAAACCTTCCGTGGGGTGTATCACATCCTCAAAGACGAAGTGATTATCTTTACGCCGGGCAAAGGCCCACTTGATGAAGTTGAAGTCATCAAAGGCATCGACAATCCACGTTTGGACGAACTCTTCCCGCTCGAAATCGACCAAACTCGGATGGAATTGGAGCTCGTTCGCGGCGCTTCGCATCCTTTCGTGCTCGAAGAATTCCTCGATGGCACGTTGACACCGGTGTTCTTTGGTTCGGCGATTAATAACTTCGGGATTCGTGAAATCTTGAATGCGCTGGTTGATTGGGCGCCACAACCGTCGGACAGCGCCGCGATTCAACGCGCCGTTTCGCCAACGGAAGAAAAATTCTCCGCGTTTGTGTTCAAAATCCAAGCCAATATGGACCCAAAGCATCGCGACCGCATTGCGTTCTTGCGCGTGTGTTCGGGCGAATTTACTCGCGGGATGAAATTTAAGCATTTGCGCCTCAACCGTGATATCGCCGCCAACTCGGTGGTGACGTTTATGGCGCAAGGTCGTGAGCAAGTTGAAGAAGCTTACGCAGGCGACATTATTGGTTTGCCGAACCACGGCAATATTCAAATTGGCGACTCGTTTTCTGAAGGCGAATTGCTGTCGTTTACCGGGATTCCTTACTTTGCGCCGGAAATGTTCCGCATCGTGCGCATCAAAAACCCGCTCAAGATCAAGCAATTGCAAAAAGGCTTGCAGCAGTTGGGTGAAGAAGGTGCGGTTCAGGTTTTCAAACCGCTCAATGGTGGCGATTTGATTCTCGGCGCGGTGGGGGTATTGCAGTTTGAAGTCGTTGCATCACGCTTGCTGAACGAATACGGTGTGGAAGCGATGTTTGAATCGACGACGATTTACACTGCGCGCTGGGTGTCTTGCGATGACGCGAAAAAACTCGCCGATTTTGAGCGCACGCTCACCAACAACCTTGGGCGCGACGCTGCCAACAGCTTGGCTTATTTGGCCACTAGCCGTGTCAACCTGGATTTGACGATGGAACGCTGGCCAGAATTGCGTTTCCACGCTACACGGGAACACGCGATTACGCTCTAA
- a CDS encoding ATP-binding cassette domain-containing protein has protein sequence MPLLLVENAHLAFGHWPLLDGAGLVLEPGERVGLIGRNGAGKSSLLKAIAGVQKLDEGTIRLVDNAKMAFVPQEPMLNPEHTVFEAVAEGLGNIRQVLLDYHAALDHLDDSQESLDRLTEIQHELESQDGWRLDSLISTTMSQLSLPPETLISELSGGWKKRVAIARALVTEPQVLLLDEPTNHLDVSAIEWLETMLKGFGGSVLFITHDRRFLDNVSNRIIELDRGNIVSFPGNFAAYEAKKEELIAQEEVNNKKFDKDLAAEEVWIRQGVKARRTRNEGRVRRLEQLRRERSERRERLGKVEFQVEAGDRSGKIVAELENVSKAYGDKVLIKDFSTRILRGDKIGLIGPNGAGKTTLLKMILGELEPDTGSVKAGTKIQVAYFDQFREQLDEEKSVADSVSQGDDFVEIGGQRKHIMGYLEQFLFPAERARSPVKSLSGGERNRLLLARLFTRPANVLVLDEPTNDLDIETLELLEQLLDEYPGTVFLVSHDRAFLDNVVTQTIVFEPNGQIIENVGGYQDWIDAKARMLASRESNSKTTITKESKPVERTKTARTKLSFNEARELENLPKEIALLEQEQTELQQSLLDPAIYRDSPAKAKAMQARIDEIDAITIEKMERWEALEAK, from the coding sequence ATGCCCTTGTTACTGGTTGAAAATGCCCACCTTGCCTTTGGTCACTGGCCACTATTGGATGGCGCAGGCCTTGTGTTAGAGCCTGGAGAGCGGGTTGGTTTAATTGGCCGCAATGGTGCAGGCAAGTCGTCATTATTAAAAGCCATCGCTGGCGTACAAAAACTCGACGAAGGCACGATTCGTTTAGTTGATAACGCCAAAATGGCCTTTGTTCCGCAAGAGCCCATGCTCAACCCTGAGCACACTGTATTTGAAGCGGTCGCCGAAGGCTTGGGTAATATTCGCCAAGTTTTGCTCGATTACCATGCGGCGCTCGATCACTTAGACGATAGCCAAGAAAGCTTAGATCGTCTGACCGAAATTCAACACGAGCTCGAAAGCCAAGATGGCTGGCGCTTAGATTCGCTCATTTCGACCACCATGTCGCAACTGAGTCTACCGCCCGAAACCTTGATTTCAGAGCTCTCAGGTGGTTGGAAAAAACGCGTCGCCATTGCCCGCGCTTTGGTCACCGAGCCACAAGTTTTACTACTTGACGAGCCAACCAACCATTTAGACGTTAGCGCGATTGAATGGCTAGAAACCATGCTCAAAGGCTTTGGTGGCAGCGTATTATTTATTACCCATGATCGCCGCTTTTTGGACAATGTCAGCAACCGTATTATTGAGCTCGATCGCGGCAACATTGTGAGCTTCCCAGGCAATTTTGCTGCCTACGAAGCCAAAAAAGAAGAACTCATCGCGCAAGAAGAAGTTAACAATAAAAAGTTTGATAAAGACCTGGCTGCTGAAGAAGTTTGGATTCGCCAAGGGGTCAAAGCACGTCGCACCCGCAACGAAGGTCGCGTTCGTCGCTTGGAACAATTACGTCGCGAACGCTCTGAGCGCCGTGAACGCTTGGGTAAAGTTGAATTTCAAGTTGAAGCTGGCGATCGCAGCGGCAAAATTGTCGCGGAACTGGAAAACGTCAGCAAAGCCTATGGCGATAAAGTACTCATCAAAGACTTTAGCACCCGCATCTTGCGCGGCGACAAAATCGGTCTAATCGGCCCGAACGGTGCAGGTAAAACCACCTTACTTAAAATGATTCTCGGCGAGCTCGAACCCGATACCGGTTCAGTAAAGGCCGGCACCAAGATCCAAGTTGCTTATTTCGATCAGTTCCGCGAACAACTTGACGAAGAAAAATCAGTCGCCGACTCCGTCAGCCAAGGTGATGATTTCGTAGAAATCGGCGGTCAGCGTAAACACATCATGGGTTATTTGGAACAATTCTTATTCCCCGCCGAGCGCGCGCGCAGCCCGGTAAAATCACTCTCAGGTGGTGAGCGCAATCGCTTATTGTTAGCGCGTTTGTTTACTCGTCCAGCAAACGTTTTGGTGCTCGATGAACCGACCAATGATTTGGACATTGAAACGCTAGAGCTACTTGAGCAATTACTCGATGAATATCCAGGCACCGTGTTCTTAGTCAGCCATGATCGTGCCTTTCTCGATAATGTCGTTACGCAAACTATCGTCTTTGAACCTAACGGCCAAATTATTGAAAACGTGGGTGGCTATCAAGATTGGATTGATGCGAAAGCACGCATGCTCGCTAGTCGTGAATCAAATAGCAAAACCACAATCACTAAAGAAAGCAAACCGGTTGAACGCACTAAAACAGCAAGAACCAAATTAAGCTTTAATGAAGCCCGCGAATTAGAAAACCTACCCAAGGAAATCGCATTACTCGAGCAAGAACAGACAGAATTACAACAATCTTTGCTTGATCCGGCAATTTATCGCGATTCTCCTGCAAAAGCGAAAGCAATGCAGGCTAGAATCGATGAGATTGATGCAATCACCATTGAAAAAATGGAACGCTGGGAAGCTTTAGAGGCCAAATAA
- the pyk gene encoding pyruvate kinase translates to MQCGTKIVATLGPASNDPAVLESLIVAGVNTVRLNFSHGTAQDHTDRAAMVRSIAAKLGKSVAVLADLQGPKIRVGKFEKNKIELKKGAKFILDAECELGNQDTVGLDYKELPNDVEAGVELLLDDGKIQLIVDSVVGAKVFTTVTVGGLLSNNKGINRKGGGLTAPALTAKDMEDIKTAAALQADYIAVSFPKSAADMYMARTLLRAAGGHGGLIAKIERTEAIANLEEILAASDGIMVARGDLAVEVGDATVPALQKRMIKMARKMHKLSITATQMMESMIESPVPTRAEVSDCANAVLDGTDAVMLSAESAAGKYPLEAVQAMARTCFEAERSGECKVEAEFDNVSDFSRIDEAVAMSALYAASKLPIKAIVCISHSGASALWLSRYNTGVPIYVFTQELNTYRKLALFRHVRPIMMDAKVGADREEQLAYAQLELLRAGVVIPGDKLVVTLGVHKSGVGSGANTMRIVQVGSGTR, encoded by the coding sequence ATGCAATGCGGTACTAAGATTGTTGCCACCCTCGGCCCTGCGTCGAATGATCCAGCAGTGCTGGAAAGCCTCATCGTTGCGGGTGTAAATACCGTACGTTTGAATTTCTCTCATGGTACAGCCCAAGACCATACTGATCGCGCGGCAATGGTTCGCTCGATTGCGGCTAAATTGGGTAAGTCGGTTGCTGTTTTGGCTGACTTGCAAGGCCCAAAAATCCGTGTTGGTAAGTTTGAAAAAAATAAAATTGAGTTAAAAAAAGGCGCCAAATTTATTTTGGATGCTGAGTGTGAATTGGGTAACCAAGACACCGTAGGTTTGGATTACAAAGAATTGCCAAATGACGTGGAAGCGGGCGTTGAGTTGTTGCTTGACGATGGCAAAATTCAATTGATCGTTGATTCTGTGGTTGGCGCCAAAGTATTTACCACGGTAACAGTGGGTGGTTTGCTCTCGAACAATAAAGGGATTAACCGCAAAGGCGGTGGTTTAACTGCGCCAGCATTGACCGCCAAAGACATGGAAGACATCAAAACTGCCGCTGCTTTGCAGGCAGATTATATTGCGGTTTCATTCCCGAAATCGGCAGCCGACATGTATATGGCACGCACTTTATTGCGCGCAGCCGGTGGTCACGGTGGTTTGATCGCTAAGATCGAACGTACTGAAGCCATTGCTAATTTGGAAGAAATCCTCGCGGCATCTGACGGTATTATGGTTGCTCGTGGCGATTTGGCAGTTGAAGTGGGTGATGCCACTGTGCCTGCATTGCAAAAGCGCATGATCAAGATGGCGCGTAAGATGCACAAATTGAGCATTACTGCGACGCAAATGATGGAATCAATGATCGAAAGCCCAGTGCCAACACGCGCTGAAGTTTCCGATTGCGCCAATGCGGTGCTCGATGGTACTGATGCGGTGATGTTGTCGGCTGAATCTGCTGCCGGTAAATACCCGCTTGAAGCGGTACAAGCTATGGCGCGTACTTGCTTTGAAGCAGAACGCTCTGGCGAGTGCAAGGTTGAAGCTGAATTTGATAATGTGAGTGACTTCTCTCGCATTGATGAAGCGGTTGCGATGTCGGCTTTGTATGCTGCTAGCAAATTGCCAATCAAAGCGATTGTATGTATTTCACATTCAGGTGCATCTGCATTGTGGTTATCACGTTACAATACCGGTGTACCAATTTATGTGTTTACACAAGAATTGAATACCTACCGCAAATTGGCGTTGTTCCGCCACGTTCGTCCTATCATGATGGATGCTAAAGTGGGTGCTGATCGTGAAGAACAATTGGCATACGCTCAGCTTGAATTGTTGCGTGCGGGTGTGGTGATTCCTGGTGATAAATTAGTTGTTACCTTGGGTGTGCATAAATCAGGCGTTGGTTCTGGTGCGAACACCATGCGTATCGTACAAGTGGGTAGCGGCACGCGTTAA